The Deltaproteobacteria bacterium genome window below encodes:
- a CDS encoding helix-turn-helix transcriptional regulator yields the protein MGSIGSVSQGVGRVVEVDVRAAVRRRLRGGTERRGPQIVPLAVHAAASAARVGGGLWTPASASAVKSDRTQPTGWRLPLALEFCGLPPEMAERIVWALAPYVAWEADPRRLGQSVSATLRLSGMAIPVLQERGLSDAAVRVTLQHARHFFAVRRLIVGRSEQLGARPFGAELKLRHLSIQYRVPIPKPLRTRVLEAVIRLDGALPADWQGTLTPRHGVVQRVFPTAEPWLVDCAIHLLNHARTAPDDVRVVLRMARLLQGVATRDAEAHGFTQGDVELLELGKLRRIPDANSVAAKYGLSVERFGRTYSATHFPQVEWNRLRVLRPCVLDPADLPKVMAFMQRSPTLGEYLMAWRKQRGETMEAAGARIGRTPSAYDRLEANGAPPEWPTLATLLPRAVHDDVRRLCMATWYPELLDPERGYPHFIYERLEREPLYIWRRESDPVGRIRAYARDPGSPGEQYYFARLRRGLSGTEVFQQTGRQVGPQLLPLIERNIVRPTPEEHAALCALLQLDAATIGAQLAARSYPPMSRGIALDLVRADGSMDIARLRFRPTLRTFRALATVLNVPRGRLARQINARFTPEFQPRDFPSFQGVSIPFTSDDLDKLRAFHALGHQTVAEMMLFARLRPKRCWAARRAAAKLGMTYDRYCCLESRSAVPTPAELTLVAVVFEYDITQLRAVLAAEAH from the coding sequence ATGGGTTCCATCGGGAGTGTGTCGCAGGGCGTTGGGCGCGTGGTCGAGGTGGATGTGCGGGCAGCGGTGCGACGGCGACTCCGTGGCGGGACAGAACGGCGTGGGCCGCAGATCGTGCCGTTGGCCGTGCATGCGGCGGCGAGTGCGGCGCGTGTAGGCGGCGGCCTCTGGACTCCGGCGTCAGCGAGTGCAGTGAAGTCGGACCGGACGCAACCAACCGGCTGGCGTTTACCGCTTGCGCTCGAGTTTTGTGGTTTGCCGCCCGAAATGGCCGAGCGCATCGTTTGGGCGTTGGCGCCGTATGTCGCGTGGGAGGCCGATCCGCGGCGTTTAGGTCAATCGGTCTCGGCGACGTTGCGGCTCTCGGGGATGGCGATCCCGGTGTTGCAGGAACGTGGACTCTCGGATGCCGCCGTGCGGGTTACATTGCAACACGCCCGGCATTTTTTTGCCGTGCGCCGTTTGATCGTGGGTCGTTCCGAGCAGCTGGGAGCGCGTCCGTTTGGTGCCGAGCTCAAACTGCGGCATCTGTCCATACAATATCGCGTGCCGATTCCGAAACCATTGCGGACTCGCGTGCTGGAGGCCGTGATCCGGCTCGATGGGGCCCTTCCAGCGGACTGGCAAGGCACGTTGACGCCGCGCCATGGGGTCGTCCAACGGGTCTTTCCGACGGCGGAGCCGTGGCTGGTTGATTGTGCCATCCATTTACTCAACCACGCCCGTACTGCGCCCGATGACGTCCGCGTCGTGTTGCGGATGGCGCGGCTGCTGCAAGGCGTGGCCACACGCGATGCCGAGGCGCACGGATTTACGCAAGGCGATGTCGAACTGCTCGAGCTCGGGAAATTGCGCCGCATCCCCGACGCCAATAGCGTCGCCGCGAAGTATGGGCTCAGCGTGGAGCGTTTCGGGCGCACGTATTCCGCCACGCACTTTCCTCAAGTGGAGTGGAACAGATTGCGCGTGTTGCGGCCGTGCGTGTTGGACCCCGCCGATCTTCCGAAGGTGATGGCGTTCATGCAACGCTCGCCGACGTTAGGCGAATACTTGATGGCATGGCGCAAACAGCGGGGCGAGACGATGGAGGCCGCCGGCGCGCGGATCGGGCGGACTCCCTCCGCGTATGACCGTCTCGAGGCCAACGGCGCGCCACCCGAATGGCCGACGTTGGCCACGCTCTTGCCCCGTGCCGTGCATGACGACGTCCGCCGATTGTGCATGGCCACGTGGTATCCCGAGCTGCTCGATCCTGAACGCGGCTATCCGCACTTCATCTACGAGCGCTTAGAGCGGGAACCGCTGTATATCTGGCGCCGCGAGAGCGATCCGGTCGGGCGGATTCGGGCCTATGCGCGCGATCCGGGAAGTCCGGGTGAGCAGTATTACTTCGCGCGACTGCGCCGTGGCCTCTCCGGGACCGAGGTCTTTCAGCAAACCGGCCGCCAAGTCGGGCCGCAGCTGTTGCCGTTGATCGAACGGAATATCGTGCGCCCGACGCCGGAGGAACATGCGGCACTCTGTGCGTTATTGCAGCTCGATGCGGCCACGATCGGCGCACAGCTCGCCGCACGCAGCTATCCGCCGATGTCGCGCGGGATCGCATTGGATCTGGTGCGCGCCGACGGTTCGATGGATATCGCACGCCTCCGTTTCCGGCCCACGTTGCGGACGTTTCGAGCGCTGGCCACGGTGCTGAATGTGCCCCGTGGCCGCTTGGCGCGACAGATCAACGCGCGCTTCACGCCGGAATTCCAGCCCCGCGACTTTCCATCGTTTCAAGGCGTCTCGATTCCGTTCACGTCCGACGACCTGGATAAGCTCCGCGCGTTCCACGCGTTGGGGCATCAAACGGTTGCGGAAATGATGCTGTTCGCGCGACTGCGCCCCAAACGGTGCTGGGCCGCTCGCCGCGCCGCCGCCAAGTTGGGGATGACGTATGACCGTTATTGTTGTTTGGAATCCCGCAGCGCCGTTCCCACCCCCGCGGAACTGACCCTCGTCGCCGTTGTCTTCGAGTACGACATCACACAACTCCGCGCCGTGCTTGCCGCGGAAGCCCATTAA